The Plasmodium cynomolgi strain B DNA, scaffold: 1149, whole genome shotgun sequence genome segment ATAATTGTATATTTACATGCGCATTCAGAGATTTTATTAATTCGTTTAATATAATGGAATTTTCACAATTGAAGGAGAAGGTATgtttacaatttattttcaaaataattatttataaaaaattatttgagaAATcgttaattatatttacatgtaGTATTCGCCATACttaaagaaataattcatttattaatacatattgatttttatttttagtataaatttttaggagaaatattaaatttatatgataaattggAACAACCTGTGACTGAAGATGATCAATATCaacaaattataaatttatgtgaTCAAAGTTCTTTGTTTCGTAGTGAAGCTACAGGAAAgtatatacaattttgtaaGAAACTATCGAGAAATTTGTTACTATTAGCTCAGAGAAATTATAGAggtgatgaaatttttaaatgttgcaatattttatacatgtgGATGTAttttgaaacaaaaaaaagagtattCCTAATGATATTcctaaagaaatatttaatgaTCTAACTCTTATTATAAATGATAAACTCTTTAAAACCTCTTGTccttattttaattttaatgaaaaaatccaCAAACCAACAGAATTAATGAAATTACGTATATTTAATGCTAATGCTGATACATTTCAAAGTATGCTGAAGGATATAAATAAGTCAGATGAGTGTTCATTAAAAAGATATGTATACAAATGTATTGAGGTATATAGAGAAATAAATTCCGCGTACTGCTCTGGAGGAGATGAtatgaaagaagaaaaccGAAATTCATGTGATATAATACGTCAATTTAATAActtgtatacattttatatttttaataaggAAGGCATACTTCATAATTTTCCAGAATTGTCTTCTAATACTCCTACAAATATTATAGTTGGTTGCCCATCAGAAGAAATTGAGTAATATCCAGGTTCTCCAgtacaaataaaacaatCAGATCGTTCTATAATTCAAAGCATACCCCCTGCTCTTGGCGTAATGGCTGGTATACCTCCCTTTTTCGCGTtaatatataaggttaatataattttcatttaaatgtATGAACGATATTTAAagcatattataattttttgttgttccatTAAATAAACaagtttattatataatactttttctttttttatcagtttACTCCATTTGGCAAGTTCTTCCGTTcacaatatgaaaa includes the following:
- a CDS encoding hypothetical protein (putative); translation: MLQYFIHVDSIPNDIPKEIFNDLTLIINDKLFKTSCPYFNFNEKIHKPTELMKLRIFNANADTFQSMLKDINKSDECSLKRYVYKCIEVYREINSAYCSGGDDMKEENRNSCDIIRQFNNLYTFYIFNKEGILHNFPELSSNTPTNIIVGCPSEEIE